The following proteins are encoded in a genomic region of Nocardioides conyzicola:
- a CDS encoding DUF177 domain-containing protein yields the protein MEGVLVTGSATAVLEGECARCLEPISDQSEFTFQELYVYSDQDYSEEDDGAVSKLDKDLLDLEPLLRDAVVLALPFQPLCEDDCPGLCVECGARLADDPDHAHEEPIDPRWAGLTALQPEQDQ from the coding sequence ATGGAGGGTGTGCTGGTCACGGGCTCCGCCACGGCGGTGCTCGAGGGTGAGTGCGCACGGTGCCTGGAGCCGATCTCCGACCAGTCGGAGTTCACGTTCCAGGAGCTGTACGTCTACTCGGACCAGGACTACTCCGAGGAGGACGACGGCGCCGTCAGCAAGCTCGACAAGGACCTGCTCGACCTGGAGCCGCTGCTGCGGGACGCCGTGGTGCTCGCACTACCGTTCCAGCCGCTGTGCGAGGACGACTGTCCCGGTTTGTGCGTCGAGTGTGGCGCCCGCCTGGCGGACGACCCCGACCACGCGCACGAGGAGCCGATCGACCCGCGCTGGGCGGGGCTCACCGCCCTCCAGCCCGAGCAGGACCAGTAG
- the rnc gene encoding ribonuclease III, with amino-acid sequence MSVASTARAPTVVRSSDRSGPLTNYAALRAALGDPELDPELLERALTHRSYAYENGGLPTNERLEFLGDSVLGVVVTETLYRTHPDLSEGRLAKLRAAVVNARALAEVGRGIGIGEHVMLGRGEEATGGREKASILSDTVEAVIGAVHLSGGGFEVSAVVVHRLFDPLIEAASAMGAGLDWKTSLQELSAEHGLGVPEYVIADEGPDHMKTFTAQVRVGTGLYGNGVGRSKKEAEQAAAETAYGEIVAALTPQA; translated from the coding sequence GTGAGTGTGGCCAGTACGGCGCGCGCGCCGACCGTCGTCAGGTCCTCTGACCGGTCCGGTCCGCTGACCAACTACGCCGCGCTGCGAGCAGCACTCGGGGACCCGGAGCTGGATCCCGAGCTGCTCGAGCGCGCGCTCACGCACCGCTCGTACGCCTACGAGAACGGCGGGCTGCCGACCAACGAGCGGCTCGAGTTCCTCGGTGACTCCGTCCTCGGCGTCGTCGTCACCGAGACCCTCTACCGCACCCACCCGGACCTCTCCGAGGGCCGGCTGGCCAAGTTGCGGGCGGCCGTGGTCAACGCCCGCGCCCTGGCCGAGGTCGGCCGCGGCATCGGCATCGGCGAGCACGTCATGCTCGGCCGTGGCGAGGAGGCGACCGGTGGCCGCGAGAAGGCGTCGATCCTCTCCGACACCGTCGAGGCCGTGATCGGCGCCGTGCACCTCAGCGGTGGTGGCTTCGAGGTCTCCGCGGTCGTCGTGCACCGCCTGTTCGACCCGCTCATCGAGGCCGCGTCCGCGATGGGCGCCGGCCTCGACTGGAAGACGTCCCTCCAGGAGCTCTCCGCCGAGCACGGGCTCGGCGTCCCCGAGTACGTCATCGCGGACGAGGGCCCCGACCACATGAAGACCTTCACCGCCCAGGTTCGCGTCGGCACCGGCCTCTACGGCAACGGCGTCGGCCGGTCGAAGAAGGAAGCCGAGCAGGCCGCCGCCGAGACGGCGTACGGCGAGATCGTCGCCGCGCTCACTCCGCAGGCCTGA
- the mutM gene encoding bifunctional DNA-formamidopyrimidine glycosylase/DNA-(apurinic or apyrimidinic site) lyase, with protein sequence MPELPEVEVVRAGLERHVVGATITRVEVLHPRPVRRDPRGPSGFAAALVGRRIESARRRGKYLWLPLDSGDALLGHLGMSGQILVQPPTAPDERHLRVRFGLEGSDEGREMRFVDQRMFGGLSISTGGADLPAEIAHIARDPLDPEFDDDAFVRTVRKRTSGVKRQLLNQNLISGVGNIYADEALWRARIHGERPGDRLTATQARELLGHAREVMVSALGQGGTSFDALYVNVNGESGYFDRSLHAYGREGEPCERCGTPIRRVAFMNRSSYFCPVCQPAPRRRRTTATPASPVPD encoded by the coding sequence GTGCCCGAGCTGCCCGAGGTCGAGGTCGTCCGCGCGGGCCTCGAGCGCCACGTCGTCGGCGCGACGATCACCCGGGTCGAGGTGCTGCACCCCCGTCCGGTGCGCCGTGACCCCCGCGGCCCGTCCGGGTTCGCCGCCGCGCTCGTCGGCCGCCGCATCGAGTCGGCCCGCCGGCGCGGCAAGTACCTCTGGCTCCCGCTCGACAGTGGCGACGCCCTCCTCGGCCACCTCGGCATGAGCGGCCAGATCCTGGTCCAGCCGCCCACGGCGCCCGACGAGCGGCACCTGCGGGTGCGCTTCGGCCTCGAGGGCTCCGACGAGGGCCGCGAGATGCGGTTCGTCGACCAGCGCATGTTCGGCGGGCTGTCGATCTCGACCGGGGGAGCCGACCTCCCCGCCGAGATCGCGCACATCGCCCGCGACCCGCTCGACCCGGAGTTCGACGACGACGCGTTCGTGCGCACCGTCCGCAAGCGGACGTCCGGCGTCAAGCGCCAGCTGCTCAACCAGAACCTCATCTCGGGCGTCGGCAACATCTACGCCGACGAGGCGCTCTGGCGCGCCCGGATCCACGGCGAGCGACCGGGGGACCGGCTCACCGCGACCCAGGCGCGCGAGCTGCTCGGCCACGCCCGCGAGGTGATGGTGTCCGCGCTCGGCCAGGGCGGCACGTCGTTCGACGCGCTCTACGTCAACGTCAACGGCGAGTCCGGCTACTTCGACCGGTCCCTGCACGCCTACGGCCGGGAGGGGGAGCCGTGCGAGCGGTGCGGTACGCCGATCCGGCGGGTCGCGTTCATGAACCGGTCGTCGTACTTCTGCCCGGTGTGCCAGCCCGCGCCACGCAGGCGCCGTACGACGGCCACCCCAGCGTCACCCGTCCCAGATTGA
- the rpmF gene encoding 50S ribosomal protein L32 encodes MAVPKRKMSRSNTRHRRSAWKAVPANLATCANPACGAKHLPHTACGECGQYGARADRRQVL; translated from the coding sequence GTGGCTGTCCCGAAGCGGAAGATGTCGCGCAGCAACACGCGCCACCGTCGCTCGGCCTGGAAGGCCGTCCCGGCCAACCTGGCGACCTGCGCGAACCCCGCCTGCGGTGCCAAGCACCTCCCGCACACGGCGTGCGGTGAGTGTGGCCAGTACGGCGCGCGCGCCGACCGTCGTCAGGTCCTCTGA